One Cucumis sativus cultivar 9930 chromosome 1, Cucumber_9930_V3, whole genome shotgun sequence DNA segment encodes these proteins:
- the LOC101216802 gene encoding ankyrin repeat domain-containing protein 13B isoform X2 produces the protein MEEFSKYAHSPAHLAVVRRDYVALRFIVSTLPRLAKAGEVNTEAESIAAELQADALSAVIDRRDVPGRETPLHLAVRLCDPISAEILMAAGADWSLQNEYGWSALQEAVCSREDTIATIIARYYQPLAWAKWCRRLPRIVASAGRIRDFYMEMTFHFESSVIPFIGRIAPSDTYRIWKRGPNLRADMTLAGFDGFRIQRSDQTFLFLGEGYSSDDKVLTLPPGSLIILTHKEKEITNALEGAGAQPTDAEVAHEVDLMSRTNMYRPGIDVTQAELLPHLNWRRQERTEVVGNWKAKIYDMLHVMVSVKSRRVPGAMTDEELFAADDEDRVARVGERDEYDDILTVEERKQLDSALHMENSDTHLEYEEQGVIVSQENASIGSCDSFESNGVAKEKKSWFSWNKKTARSNSDEPDDSKVLKKSAKSAPEGSDHKVVEPPNSSDLSFEDTRDNTKKGKDKSSKKKKKKGATSESKGESEYKKSLRPVLWLTQDFPLKTDELLPLLDILANKVKAIRRLRELLTTKLPPGTFPVKVAIPIVPTIRVLVTFTKFEELQPVEEFATPPSSPEHFQDAKVKDSEGSSSWIPWMRGSRGGQLSDGDSNKDEVDPFHIPPDYIWVDANEKKRRMKAKKAKSKKHRKHTTAKGGSTAPQLN, from the exons ATGGaagaattttctaaatatGCTCATAGTCCCGCTCATTTAGCAGTTGTACGTCGAGACTATGTTGCTCTTAGATTCATTGTCTCCACGCTACCACGACTAGCCAAGGCAGGTGAGGTCAACACCGAAGCAGAATCAATTGCAGCAGAGCTACAAGCTGATGCTTTGTCTGCTGTTATTGATCGACGTGATGTTCCAGGACGTGAGACACCTCTCCACCTTGCAGTACGACTTTGCGACCCAATTTCTGCAGAGATTTTGATGGCTGCTGGAGCAGATTGGAGCCTTCAGAATGAGTATGGTTGGAGTGCTCTTCAGGAGGCAGTTTGCAGTAGAGAGGATACAATAGCTACGATTATTGCACGGTACTATCAGCCTCTGGCTTGGGCAAAGTGGTGTCGTAGGCTTCCTCGCATTGTTGCTTCAGCAGGTCGGATACGTGATTTTTATATGGAAATGACATTTCATTTTGAGAGCTCTGTAATTCCATTTATTGGACGAATAGCTCCATCTGATACATACCGGATTTGGAAGCGTGGTCCCAACCTTCGTGCAGATATGACCCTAGCTGGTTTTGATGGTTTTCGAATACAACGATCTGACCAgacatttctctttcttggAGAAGGCTACTCATCGGATGATAAAGTCCTTACTTTGCCACCTGGTTCTTTGATCATTCTTACCCACAAAGAGAAGGAAATTACAAATGCTCTGGAAGGAGCTGGTGCACAACCAACTGATGCCGAAGTTGCTCACGAAGTGGATTTAATGTCAAGGACAAATATGTATAGACCAGGCATTGATGTAACTCAGGCTGAGTTGCTTCCTCATTTAAATTGGCGACGTCAAGAAAGGACTGAGGTGGTTGGAAATTGGAAAGCAAAAATATATGACATGCTTCATGTAATGGTGAGTGTGAAATCAAGGCGGGTTCCTGGAGCTATGACTGACGAAGAGCTATTTGCTGCTGATGATGAAGATAGAGTAGCCCGTGTTGGTGAACGTGATGAATACGACGATATATTAACAGTTGAGGAGAGAAAGCAATTGGATTCAGCGCTTCATATGGAGAACTCAGATACCCATCTTGAATATGAGGAGCAAGGGGTTATAGTTAGTCAGGAAAATGCATCCATAGGTTCCTGTGATAGTTTTGAGTCCAATGGTGTtgcaaaggaaaagaagagcTGGTTTAGTTGGAACAAGAAAACTGCAAGGAGTAACAGTGATGAGCCAGATGATTCAAAGGTCTTGAAGAAATCTGCAAAGTCAGCCCCAGAAGGTAGCGATCATAAAGTAGTCGAGCCTCCAAATTCTTCTGATTTGTCTTTTGAAGATACGAGGGATAATACCAAGAAgggaaaagataaaagtagtaagaaaaagaagaagaaaggagccACTAGTGAATCTAAAGGTGAGAGTGAGTACAAAAAGAGTTTGAGACCAGTCTTGTGGTTGACACAAGATTTCCCATTAAAAACTGACGAGCTCCTGCCTTTGCTTGACATTCTTGCTAACAAGGTGAAGGCTATTAGGAGATTAAGGGAACTTCTAACTACCAAGTTGCCTCCTGGTACATTTCCTGTGAAG GTTGCCATCCCTATCGTCCCAACAATTAGGGTTCTTGTTACTTTTACGAAGTTTGAAGAGCTTCAGCCAGTGGAAGAATTTGCGACTCCTCCTTCGAGTCCAGAACATTTTCAGGATGCTAAAGTTAAGGATTCAGAGGGATCTTCATCATGGATTCCGTGGATGAGAGGAAGTCGTGGTGGGCAATTAAGTGATGGCGACAGTAATAAGGATGAAGTTGATCCCTTCCACATACCCCCAGACTATATTTGGGTCGATGCTAATGAGAAAAAACGGCGGATGAAGGCAAAGAAAGCCAAGAGTAAAAAGCATCGAAAGCACACGACTGCTAAAGGTGGAAGTACTGCACCTCAG TTAAATTGA
- the LOC101216567 gene encoding protein PHR1-LIKE 1 — translation MSSSYPVLSKPFEDKYPKLPLSFQGSSQSEAMRHPIPRQAPPLVSNSGTVGHLFSSSSGFRNDFPLMQPLSQERNAQFSPFISRSANDGSLLPSHGSSHSEVQSTMVTGNLNENSASWSTDTLQDLLDFSENIPDQNGQDQNVASVLMSDDQAKRNDWPDWADQFISVDDALEPNWSEIFSDANAGDPKPEVLKSSSANFNAPPNQTNQVDSLPTVEFHSVSNSLSTSTRPRMRWTPELHEAFVEAVNKLGGSENATPKGVLKLMNVEGLTIYHVKSHLQKYRTARYKPESSEGSSGKKINHIEEMKTLDLKTSMGITEALRLQMEVQKRLHEQLEIQRNLQLRIEEQGKYLQEMFEQQRKMENKLKTSSSILENMPCADDQPKNLEQGHDAAGMSTENAEDAREDGLLAASRKHKGHEGEEVEPDEGNSSPDAKRAKSDATVL, via the exons ATGTCATCATCTTATCCAGTTCTTTCTAAGCCATTTGAAGACAAGTATCCCAAATTGCCTCTTTCTTTTCAGGGCTCCTCACAAAGTGAAGCCATGAGGCATCCAATCCCCAGACAGGCCCCTCCATTAGTTTCTAACAGTGGCACTGTTGGTCATTTGTTTTCATCATCCTCTGGATTTCGAAACGATTTTCCATTGATGCAACCTTTGTCTCAAGAGAGAAATGCCCAGTTTTCTCCGTTTATTTCTCGGTCTGCTAATGACGGGTCGTTGTTGCCTTCTCATGGTTCTTCCCATTCAGAAGTACAATCCACAATGGTGACTGGTAACTTGAATGAAAACAGTGCATCTTGGAGTACAGATACACTTCAGGATTTACTTGATTTTTCTGAGAACATTCCTGACCAGAATGGTCAAGATCAAAACGTGGCCAGTGTCCTAATGTCGGATGACCAAGCGAAGAGGAATGATTGGCCCGATTGGGCCGATCAATTTATTTCTGTTGATGATGCTTTGGAGCCAAATTGGAGTGAAATTTTTTCTGATGCTAATGCAGGAGATCCTAAACCTGAG GTATTAAAATCTTCATCAGCTAATTTCAATGCTCCACCGAACCAAACGAATCAAGTTGACTCTTTACCTACAGTAGAGTTTCATTCTGTTTCTAATTCACTCTCAACATCAACCCGACCTCGGATGCGATGGACTCCAGAGCTTCATGAGGCATTTGTAGAAGCGGTCAATAAACTTGGTGGCAGTGAAA ATGCTACTCCTAAGGGTGTCTTAAAGCTCATGAATGTCGAAGGCCTCACCATTTATCATGTGAAAAGCCACTTACAG AAATATAGAACCGCCAGATATAAACCGGAGTCATCAGAAG GATCTTcagggaaaaaaataaatcatattgaGGAAATGAAAACTCTCGACTTAAAAAC GAGTATGGGGATAACTGAAGCTTTGCGTTTGCAAATGGAGGTTCAGAAGCGGCTCCACGAACAACTTGAG ATTCAAAGGAATTTGCAGTTAAGAATTGAAGAACAAGGTAAGTATCTACAGGAGATGTTCGAGCAACAGAGAAAGATGGAAAACAAGCTGAAGACCTCATCGTCAATCCTAGAAAATATGCCTTGTGCTGATGACCAACCCAAAAACTTAGAACAAGGTCATGATGCAGCTGGTATGAGCACGGAGAATGCCGAGGACGCTCGAGAAGATGGTCTGCTTGCTGCAAGTAGGAAGCATAAAGGACATGAAGGTGAAGAAGTTGAACCGGATGAAGGCAACTCTTCTCCGGACGCAAAACGGGCTAAATCAGATGCAACAGTTTTATAG
- the LOC101216802 gene encoding ankyrin repeat domain-containing protein 13B isoform X1, whose translation MEEFSKYAHSPAHLAVVRRDYVALRFIVSTLPRLAKAGEVNTEAESIAAELQADALSAVIDRRDVPGRETPLHLAVRLCDPISAEILMAAGADWSLQNEYGWSALQEAVCSREDTIATIIARYYQPLAWAKWCRRLPRIVASAGRIRDFYMEMTFHFESSVIPFIGRIAPSDTYRIWKRGPNLRADMTLAGFDGFRIQRSDQTFLFLGEGYSSDDKVLTLPPGSLIILTHKEKEITNALEGAGAQPTDAEVAHEVDLMSRTNMYRPGIDVTQAELLPHLNWRRQERTEVVGNWKAKIYDMLHVMVSVKSRRVPGAMTDEELFAADDEDRVARVGERDEYDDILTVEERKQLDSALHMENSDTHLEYEEQGVIVSQENASIGSCDSFESNGVAKEKKSWFSWNKKTARSNSDEPDDSKVLKKSAKSAPEGSDHKVVEPPNSSDLSFEDTRDNTKKGKDKSSKKKKKKGATSESKGESEYKKSLRPVLWLTQDFPLKTDELLPLLDILANKVKAIRRLRELLTTKLPPGTFPVKVAIPIVPTIRVLVTFTKFEELQPVEEFATPPSSPEHFQDAKVKDSEGSSSWIPWMRGSRGGQLSDGDSNKDEVDPFHIPPDYIWVDANEKKRRMKAKKAKSKKHRKHTTAKGGSTAPQVSEAMEE comes from the exons ATGGaagaattttctaaatatGCTCATAGTCCCGCTCATTTAGCAGTTGTACGTCGAGACTATGTTGCTCTTAGATTCATTGTCTCCACGCTACCACGACTAGCCAAGGCAGGTGAGGTCAACACCGAAGCAGAATCAATTGCAGCAGAGCTACAAGCTGATGCTTTGTCTGCTGTTATTGATCGACGTGATGTTCCAGGACGTGAGACACCTCTCCACCTTGCAGTACGACTTTGCGACCCAATTTCTGCAGAGATTTTGATGGCTGCTGGAGCAGATTGGAGCCTTCAGAATGAGTATGGTTGGAGTGCTCTTCAGGAGGCAGTTTGCAGTAGAGAGGATACAATAGCTACGATTATTGCACGGTACTATCAGCCTCTGGCTTGGGCAAAGTGGTGTCGTAGGCTTCCTCGCATTGTTGCTTCAGCAGGTCGGATACGTGATTTTTATATGGAAATGACATTTCATTTTGAGAGCTCTGTAATTCCATTTATTGGACGAATAGCTCCATCTGATACATACCGGATTTGGAAGCGTGGTCCCAACCTTCGTGCAGATATGACCCTAGCTGGTTTTGATGGTTTTCGAATACAACGATCTGACCAgacatttctctttcttggAGAAGGCTACTCATCGGATGATAAAGTCCTTACTTTGCCACCTGGTTCTTTGATCATTCTTACCCACAAAGAGAAGGAAATTACAAATGCTCTGGAAGGAGCTGGTGCACAACCAACTGATGCCGAAGTTGCTCACGAAGTGGATTTAATGTCAAGGACAAATATGTATAGACCAGGCATTGATGTAACTCAGGCTGAGTTGCTTCCTCATTTAAATTGGCGACGTCAAGAAAGGACTGAGGTGGTTGGAAATTGGAAAGCAAAAATATATGACATGCTTCATGTAATGGTGAGTGTGAAATCAAGGCGGGTTCCTGGAGCTATGACTGACGAAGAGCTATTTGCTGCTGATGATGAAGATAGAGTAGCCCGTGTTGGTGAACGTGATGAATACGACGATATATTAACAGTTGAGGAGAGAAAGCAATTGGATTCAGCGCTTCATATGGAGAACTCAGATACCCATCTTGAATATGAGGAGCAAGGGGTTATAGTTAGTCAGGAAAATGCATCCATAGGTTCCTGTGATAGTTTTGAGTCCAATGGTGTtgcaaaggaaaagaagagcTGGTTTAGTTGGAACAAGAAAACTGCAAGGAGTAACAGTGATGAGCCAGATGATTCAAAGGTCTTGAAGAAATCTGCAAAGTCAGCCCCAGAAGGTAGCGATCATAAAGTAGTCGAGCCTCCAAATTCTTCTGATTTGTCTTTTGAAGATACGAGGGATAATACCAAGAAgggaaaagataaaagtagtaagaaaaagaagaagaaaggagccACTAGTGAATCTAAAGGTGAGAGTGAGTACAAAAAGAGTTTGAGACCAGTCTTGTGGTTGACACAAGATTTCCCATTAAAAACTGACGAGCTCCTGCCTTTGCTTGACATTCTTGCTAACAAGGTGAAGGCTATTAGGAGATTAAGGGAACTTCTAACTACCAAGTTGCCTCCTGGTACATTTCCTGTGAAG GTTGCCATCCCTATCGTCCCAACAATTAGGGTTCTTGTTACTTTTACGAAGTTTGAAGAGCTTCAGCCAGTGGAAGAATTTGCGACTCCTCCTTCGAGTCCAGAACATTTTCAGGATGCTAAAGTTAAGGATTCAGAGGGATCTTCATCATGGATTCCGTGGATGAGAGGAAGTCGTGGTGGGCAATTAAGTGATGGCGACAGTAATAAGGATGAAGTTGATCCCTTCCACATACCCCCAGACTATATTTGGGTCGATGCTAATGAGAAAAAACGGCGGATGAAGGCAAAGAAAGCCAAGAGTAAAAAGCATCGAAAGCACACGACTGCTAAAGGTGGAAGTACTGCACCTCAGGTGAGTGAAGCTATGGAAGaataa